A stretch of DNA from Triticum dicoccoides isolate Atlit2015 ecotype Zavitan chromosome 2A, WEW_v2.0, whole genome shotgun sequence:
TTGCTGACGGACCAGGAAGTACACCAAAGGGTGCCATTGGCATTTGAGCCGGAGTTAATgctggaggaggtggagggggccTGGCAGCAACACCAGGAGCCATAAATGGTGGCCTTGAATCTGGTTGTGACGGTGGTGGAGGAAATCTAACCATTCCTGGACTTAGAATATCAGGTTGTACTGGAGGCATCATTGGAGGCCTTGGAGGCAAAGGCAGTAACTGCGATGGATGCGGTGGAGGTGGTGGTAAGAACCTTGAAATTTTAGCATCTTCTTTCACAACAGGAGTATCCATAGCAGTATCGTCAGTAGCCTGTATTTCATTCGAGTTCGGTGGCAACCTagggggaggtggaggtggaggtagcACAACTGGAGCCTGCAAAATGAAATTCAAAGTTGTGACCGGAACTAGCAGCCAAATAATAAACCAAACGAAGAGAATGGTAACTGAAATATTAATAAGGATTTTCAGGGAATGCATAAATAGTAGTAACATATTGGAAGAGTCAGAAATATTTAAAATAAAAATTGAAGTAGCACCTGTGTAGAATCTGCCGAGCTTGCACCCTCTCCAACAATTTGTTTATTAAGCAGCTCATTTGTACCAGGTAGAGGTGGTTGTTGCAAAGGCCGctgtggtggaggaggaggtggtggcagtaATATATGATCTAACACAGGTTCTCTGGGAGGTGCAccaggaggaggtggaggtggcagCGGTAAGCCTGGTGCTATTACAGCGCCAGCAGGCTTAGGTgggggtgggggcggtggtgggggtaAAGGTAAAGAAGGGACAGATAGATCTGAAGGTTCTGAAGAGGCTGGCAGTGGAGGGGGCGGTGGAGGAGGGGGCATGGTGGAAGGACCTGCTTCTTCAGATTCTGTCATGGAAGATGAAGCCCCAGCACCAACTGAGGAAGGCAGTGGAATCCTTGGTCCTATTGTCAATCAAGAAACAAAAGTGAGCAAGAACGTTTCAGCAAACTGTAAAAAAATATTAAGAAAATATCCTACAAGTTATGCTGACCTATCGATGATTTGTACATAGGAGGTTTGCCAGGTGGTGGTGCCCCAGATGGGTTCAAGGTTGGGTGATAGTAAACAGAATCCTGCAGTACAAACCTAGTTAGTATCTGTTCTGAACATGCTGTAACATATATCAACGGTGTCCGAAGAACTGTAAATACCATACTTCAGGCATAGGGTTTTTAGCTCTGTCATCTTCATCTGCTGCAGGCCGTCTCTTTGGTGGTCCAAGATGGCTGGTTGGAAATGAAATACAAATTTAATAAACGAAAACAATTGCATGTAAATTTAATGAAATGAATGTATAACAAATGAAAAAATTCTCACCTGAACATAACTGGTTGCTCACCCTTTTCTTTCATCTTTTCTTCATATTCCTGGCACAGATATGAAAAGGCAATGAGGTACCATGCTCCCAAAAAAAACTAGTTATAGCATATCCCGTCAAGAAGTTGTACAGAAATTAGAAGATTAATACAAAGTCCAAATAGGTTTACCAAGTACCAACACATTAAAAATCACTCATACTGTGCCATAATGTGAGGGATATATAACTCATGAATacgataatactccctccgtcccaaaataagtgtctcaactttgtaccaaCTCTAGTAgaaagttgtactaagcttgagacattTATTCTGGGACGGAGGGAATAACAGTCTTCAGTTAGATTGCATAACAGAGTAGATACAGATGATTCTGTAAAAGGAATGATCCCTTTTAGTTCTAACTTTCCCCTGTTATCAAAACCAAATGTTTCTTGTGAACACATCAGAATACACTAACATAGTTCACTAACAGCATGGGATATTTAACAGAAATCCTCCAAATATCATGTTCCTGAATCTTGATGAAATTGTAACagttttttttttcctttcttcttAACTCATTGGGCGGCCACTTGCATTTCCTCTTAAAAAGAGTTCCGGACAAACTtaaaaaatactaacaaaagaTTGTGGAAAAGGAAAAAATAATATGGAACCATGGATAGCAAACAAAACCTAATGTGCTGCCCAAAATGGTCCCTAGCCTGTCGTGTGCGTGGAGTTGGAGGTGGAAATTGGGATCTGATCGGAGGGAATAGCAAGGTTCGCCCTTAGGCACACGTAGAGGCTCGTCCCTTGCCGTGACACTGGAGACTCTGAACTCTGTTCAGGGCAATTTTCTCTGTTTCTTGATTGATAACCCTATAATACAAACTATCCTCCCTTTATATAGATCAGAGAGGTCGCATAACCTGGAAAGCAAACCAAGTCTTAACCGTTGGGAAAGTAAAGAGAActtcctaatatatatatatatatatatatttcctagTGATAAACTTGGACTTCTTTGCTGCCCATTCTAAGCTTTGTGGTGATGGGGTCGCCCATGGTGTGGTGGCTGTTGGTGGTGGGAGGCTAAGGAAGGTCCtctctgataccaagatgttgcGTGCGTAGAGTTGGTGGTGGGAACAGGGATCTGATCAGAGGGAATAGCGAGGTTCACCTTAGGCGCACGTAGGGGCTCGTCCCCTGCCATGATGCTGGACGCTCTGAACTCTTAGTTTcgggcaatttttctctgtttactTATTGATAATCCTAATGCAAACTATCCTCATGTAACTTGGAAAACAAACCAAATCTGAACTGTTTGGAAAGTAAAGACAACTTCCTAATAGAGATATTTCCTAGGGATAAACTTGGGACCTCTTCGCTGCCAAGGATTAGCCATGTGCCTGCCTAAGGCCCAACTGTTTTGTATTGTGGTTAGGGACTGTGCTGCAGGTTTGGGCCTGCGGCTACAGTGCTGCCCCCAATACTTCTCCGTAACATGGTCAGAGAAAATTGAAGGAACAGTTAAAATCTTGTATGTTTGATGGACTAAAAAGATATTAAAATCGCAGTAATGGTAGTGAAACCATTCGAGACTTCCAAAAGAAAGTCCAACGTATCTGCAGAATAAGAataccttccttttcttcacaacaAGATTATAAGTATCCTCAAGCTGTCTTTTCTTATGTTTCCTAGCCTTATCCAGAGCACCATCGGCCTCTGCATCAACCAAATAGTAATTAATCACTCAGAAATACAAGCTTGCCAAAATCATTAACATACATTTCCTCCTCGCAAACAAATAAATTCAAACAGGCAACAACGTTCTATAAGCAAGCAAATCTTCTATATCTAATTAGCTGCCCCACTACTAAATTTCTCTACACGTGCGTGCTTCCACATCACCTCAATTGTTGATAACCGTTAGATTGAAGTTGTGTGACATCTGCAAGTCATGCATGTACTCGTAATTTACTTTTCTGCGTTAATCTATGCACGCAAACCATGCCACCTCATCAAGTCATGCATGTCTTTTTTTCCTGGAGGAATCAAGTCTACGCATGTCAGTCCCAAGTAACACTTTTTGCGTTAATTTTTGAGTGGTTATGGACAGTATGACTTGATAAGGAAAAATATGCATGTCAGCACATTGTGAATGACATACTTCACATTTGAATTTAATATGTTTTCATGTAGCATATATACACTGGCACTGGGCCCCCAggaaatacaagttgcatatttcctaacatggtattagagcctagGTAATTTTTTCACACCCACAACTTGTGCCTCCGATCCAATCTCGCGCCACCGCCATCCTGTTCTCAACTAGCCGTCgctgcctcccctctctccccttccaCGCATGACTCCTCAACCGCTGTTGGCGGTCCTTTCACATGCTGATCAGCGCCGTCCACTGTTGTCAGGTCATCCGCCACCGCTAGTTCTCCGCAGCCTCCATGCCATCCGTAGCCAGCCGCCACCATCATCCACGCCAGTCGCCTCAGATCTGATCTGTCGCGCCATCCGCCTCCCAATCTGATCTCTCGCGCAGCTCCATTCCGGTTGGTTCATATCTAGCGTGTCAGCTCGTAACCGCTGACGGAAGTGGGCGCTAGAGTGTTGGGCTCGTTGCGTACGTGTGCAGCGGTCAGCCAGATCAGATTGGTTTGCTCCACGCAAAAAAATGGTGATGTCCAATGCAGCAAGCTACGTGTCCATTCCATGTTGCCACATCATGTTTGATGGTGTAAACTACACCAAGTGCGTCGTGTTTATGTGCGCTAATATGCATAGTATTCATCTATGGGGCGTTCTCTGGCAAGGTTTCTTGTCCGACGTGCCTGGTTCCTCACGTGGTTCCTACCCTGCAGACGCCACCGGTTCTTGCCTCAGATGCTTCCAAGGCTGATAAGGATGTCGCCAGGCTGCTGTtgatgttgttgttgctgctgcttatGAGCAGCAGGCCTCGGACTACCGAACGGCTCTTAACACTTATCATAATGAGCTGTCTTTCTACACTTAGTGGTTTGATAATGATGCTCGGCTATTCTACGAGCTGGTGTTTTGCCTCAGTTTTCTTCTAAGTTTGTGGGCTTCTCTACTGCCTTCGACATGCGGACCCTTCTCCGAGAACGCTATCGGCTCTGGTGATGCCTTGTACCTGTATGTGGTCCACCACAAGCACGCGAAGGGTGACTCTAATGTGGATGATTTCTATGCACAGAGCTCTGCTATCTGACGTCAGCTTGACTCCCTCCGCACTGCTCGTTGTGGTTCATGCCAGTGTTGCCGGGCTGTGAGGTCCAACTTGGAGTTTCAGTGCATCTACGAGTTCTTGTCTTGGGTCAGTAAGGAGTTTGAGCCGCGGCGCGCTCAGCTGTTTGCCCGTGTGCCTCGTGTTTCTCTCTTCTGGAGGCTCTTAGGGGTTGTTTGGATAGGAAGATTATGCAGAATTGCTTCTCCTTAAACGTAATTTCGGTTGTAACAACTTAAAATTTTGTTTGGATTTTCTAATCTAATCATGGACATAT
This window harbors:
- the LOC119354589 gene encoding protein EARLY FLOWERING 5-like — protein: MKTTKGGKVMNPTDAFRKEQRRKELKRNKKERKKVREVGILKKDPDAIKDQIEKLEKMKADGALDKARKHKKRQLEDTYNLVVKKRKEYEEKMKEKGEQPVMFSHLGPPKRRPAADEDDRAKNPMPEDSVYYHPTLNPSGAPPPGKPPMYKSSIGPRIPLPSSVGAGASSSMTESEEAGPSTMPPPPPPPPLPASSEPSDLSVPSLPLPPPPPPPPPKPAGAVIAPGLPLPPPPPPGAPPREPVLDHILLPPPPPPPQRPLQQPPLPGTNELLNKQIVGEGASSADSTQAPVVLPPPPPPPRLPPNSNEIQATDDTAMDTPVVKEDAKISRFLPPPPPHPSQLLPLPPRPPMMPPVQPDILSPGMVRFPPPPSQPDSRPPFMAPGVAARPPPPPPALTPAQMPMAPFGVLPGPSAMLRPPFFPGPEFAVFGPRPQLPQQPSYVKSAASTVVKRPLAQHTPELTAMVPASVRVKRESALPKPKPKAQQQSSAPSCSALKPSVTPIKSAAQPSPSVSKPQSIDDSYMAFLEDMKQLGALDE